A genomic segment from Leptolyngbya boryana PCC 6306 encodes:
- a CDS encoding phycocyanin subunit beta, with the protein MLDAFTKVVSQADTQGQLVSGAQIDALLAVVKDGAKRTDVVNRITGSASTIVTNAARALFEEQPQLIAPGGNAYTNRRVAACMRDMEIVLRYVTYAVFLGDASVLDDRCLNGLRETYIALGVPTSSMANSIVKMKEAAIAIANDRNNIQPGDCSSLIAELSSYFDRAAAAIS; encoded by the coding sequence ATGCTAGATGCCTTTACTAAGGTCGTTTCACAGGCTGATACACAAGGTCAGCTCGTCAGTGGCGCACAAATCGACGCTCTCTTGGCAGTCGTAAAAGACGGTGCAAAGCGCACCGATGTTGTGAACAGAATCACAGGTAGCGCTTCGACGATCGTTACGAATGCAGCACGGGCATTGTTTGAAGAACAGCCTCAATTGATTGCTCCTGGTGGAAATGCTTACACCAACCGTCGTGTTGCAGCTTGTATGCGCGATATGGAAATCGTTCTGCGCTACGTTACCTATGCAGTCTTCTTGGGTGATGCAAGCGTGCTCGACGATCGCTGCTTGAATGGTCTGCGTGAAACCTACATTGCTTTGGGCGTTCCGACCTCTTCAATGGCGAACAGCATCGTCAAAATGAAAGAAGCTGCGATCGCAATTGCCAACGATCGCAACAATATCCAACCGGGTGATTGTAGCTCTTTGATTGCTGAATTGAGCAGCTACTTCGATCGTGCTGCTGCTGCGATCAGCTAA
- a CDS encoding phycobilisome rod-core linker polypeptide: MAIPLLAYSPTCPNQRVDALGAPDDEAIIYSTDNQYSPTEMGDLINAAYRQIFFHAFRWDRETILESQLRNRQITVRDFIRGLLLSNTFIDSFYNKNSNYRFVEHCVQKVLGRKVYNEAEKIAWSAVVMTKGVKGFVDDLLNSEEYIENFGENTVPYHRRRTLPSRTLGETPFNITSPRYDGYYRAKLGFPQTIWQEVVRNFTSYENRPKNGDPSLFLNMARSVNTQGGNPGRTSVYDIDIEKSVPYRKR, from the coding sequence GTGGCAATTCCTCTCTTAGCCTATTCTCCTACTTGTCCTAACCAGCGGGTTGATGCATTAGGCGCACCCGATGATGAAGCAATCATTTATTCAACTGATAATCAGTATTCACCCACGGAGATGGGAGATCTGATTAATGCGGCGTATCGCCAGATCTTCTTCCATGCTTTTCGATGGGATCGAGAAACCATTCTTGAGTCTCAACTTCGCAATAGACAGATCACGGTGCGTGATTTCATTCGCGGACTGTTGCTCTCGAATACCTTTATCGATAGCTTCTATAACAAAAATAGTAACTATCGCTTCGTGGAACACTGTGTCCAGAAAGTTCTGGGACGGAAAGTTTACAACGAAGCTGAGAAGATTGCTTGGTCAGCCGTTGTGATGACCAAAGGGGTCAAGGGGTTTGTCGATGACTTGCTGAACAGTGAAGAGTACATCGAAAACTTTGGTGAGAACACTGTTCCGTATCATCGCCGTCGGACTCTACCAAGCCGGACATTGGGTGAAACGCCGTTTAACATTACTTCTCCCCGCTACGATGGTTACTATCGGGCGAAGTTGGGCTTCCCTCAAACGATCTGGCAAGAAGTGGTTCGCAACTTCACGTCTTACGAGAATCGACCCAAAAATGGCGATCCTTCGCTGTTCCTCAATATGGCGAGAAGTGTCAACACTCAAGGCGGCAATCCAGGTCGTACTTCTGTGTATGACATTGACATTGAAAAGTCTGTTCCTTATCGCAAACGCTAA